The genome window CAGACTATAGCTACTTTTTCTCTTTATTTATCATATCACCTGACCTTCCAAATCACAAGAATTTACATGTATTTTTCCTACATTTTTCTAAAAGAAATGAATTTTATTTTACTATGCCGGATTCTCAGAAAAATTTATTGTGTCCCCCTGGTTTCCACTCCTTTTGTTATGTTGCTTTCCCGAAATATGGCGTGTATAATAAGGGATAGAATTAAAATTTCTGTTCCTATTTTATTATGCAAAAGGAGATTTCTGTTATGCATTTCCATAAGAAAACTGTGTTAGTTACCGGAGCTTCCCGCGGAATCGGGAAAGCCTGTGCATTACTATTTGCCGAAAAAGGCTATCATGTATTTCTGAACTGCCGCACTTCCCGCAAAGAGGTGGAAGCGGTAAAAGCAAAAATTGAAAACAATATACCTTATGGTTCCTGTGAAATCGTTATGGGAGATATAGGTAATCCCAATGATGTGCGAAAGATATTCGGGACAATCCATCTGACCTGCCAAGGTCTTGACGTGCTGATAAACAATGCCGGAATTGCTTATATGGGGCTTCTGTCAGATATGACGGACGAGGAATGGAACCGAATGCTTCAGACGAACCTCTCCTCCGTTTTCTACTGCTGCCGCGAGGCAATTCCGCATATGGTCTCGGTAAAACGCGGACGGATCATCAATATCTCCTCCATGTGGGGCACGGTGGGCGCCTCCTGCGAAGCCGCCTACTCTGCCGCCAAATCCGGCATCCACGGCCTGACCCGCGCGCTCGCAAAGGAACTGGCACCCAGCAATATTCAGGTGAATGCCGTCGCCTGCGGGGTAATCGATACCACCATGAACGACCTGCTTGACGCCGAAGAAAAGGCCGCTCTCGCAGACGAGATTCCCGCCGGACGTTTTGGAACTCCAGAGGAGGTCGCCCATCTGGTGTGGGATATGGCAAATGCTCCTGCCTATGTGACAGGGCAAATTGTGGGGATCGATGGGGGGTATATTTAAGATAGGCCGAGAAAATCCAGCCTTTACAAAACACAAATTTCTGTAAAAGCTGGATTTCTATTTTCTCCATCCGCCCGCAAACGCCTCGCTAAGTGTTCATACTATAGTCCCGGATGCCATACAAAGTGACATGACCGCCGCGCATAGCAGGATCAATACCAAATATTTCCTCACCTTATCCCCTCCACTTCCCGGCTTGTCCTCCTGCCGGCACCCGAAATTCTACTTTCAGCCACCGATAGAATCCGCCCATTTCTATTCCCCTTATATCAATAATATATGTGGAAGGTCATGATAAAATGACTATTATCTGAAAAATGTAATTTTTCTTTTGCCATCTATGGTTTACTTAATTCCAGTTCGACATCAAAGCAATATTTACTTGCCTCATAAGTAAGTATCATGTATTCAATCAACTTTCCCTGGTTGTCATATGCCCTACGCTCTATCTGCAAAACAGGCGCATTGACCGGAATATTTAATATCTCTGCCAGCTCCTCCGTAGCGCCTGCCGCCCGGATAATCTGTCTTCCATGTCCAAGAGTAATCCCAAGTTTATTCTGGTAGACCCAATATACAGTCTTTTTCTCAACTTCATCTTTTGAGATCGAACCATAATACTTTCCGGGCAGATACATATCGGCACAGGCAACCGCAACTCCATTGACCGCTACCGCCCTTCGGATAAACAGAACCTGCTCTCCCAACTGCTCCCTCGTCTTTTCGTCCAGCCATTCCGGCGTATC of Roseburia hominis contains these proteins:
- the fabG gene encoding 3-oxoacyl-ACP reductase FabG yields the protein MHFHKKTVLVTGASRGIGKACALLFAEKGYHVFLNCRTSRKEVEAVKAKIENNIPYGSCEIVMGDIGNPNDVRKIFGTIHLTCQGLDVLINNAGIAYMGLLSDMTDEEWNRMLQTNLSSVFYCCREAIPHMVSVKRGRIINISSMWGTVGASCEAAYSAAKSGIHGLTRALAKELAPSNIQVNAVACGVIDTTMNDLLDAEEKAALADEIPAGRFGTPEEVAHLVWDMANAPAYVTGQIVGIDGGYI
- a CDS encoding GntR family transcriptional regulator, with protein sequence MVDKNVSTPLYVQIANELKRDILSNRYGTNGCMETQSQLAERFSVSLITIRKAMEMLEEEELVESRRGKGTYVRRAPIADPLQNLTGISNIMSSLNMGNEVYVPIFELQDTPEWLDEKTREQLGEQVLFIRRAVAVNGVAVACADMYLPGKYYGSISKDEVEKKTVYWVYQNKLGITLGHGRQIIRAAGATEELAEILNIPVNAPVLQIERRAYDNQGKLIEYMILTYEASKYCFDVELELSKP